One Ciconia boyciana chromosome 9, ASM3463844v1, whole genome shotgun sequence genomic window carries:
- the CAMLG gene encoding guided entry of tail-anchored proteins factor CAMLG, whose amino-acid sequence MEDGGGVGAAPAPLGAPAGLSASQRRAELRRRKLLMNSEERINRIMGFHRPAAGKDDDSHTESKLQHEQDKSNSLPIPSVSKRIVLGDSVCNMAGTADHAGSMVDLKGDKDLFSKTPELVNEGTSELRHRTRGELPSEAAPRPPRHGLEQYLSRFDEALKLRNQLMNEKPSQENGNAVEEFDSFRIFRLVGCALLAIAVRAFVCKYLSIFAPFLTLQLAYMGLSKYFPKCEKKVKTTVLTAALLLSGIPAEVISRSMDTYSKMGDVFTDLCVYFFTFIFCHELTLFFGSEVP is encoded by the exons ATGGAGGACGGCGGCGGGGTGGGAGCGGCGCCCGCGCCCCTGGGGGCCCCCGCCGGCCTCTCGGCCTCCCAGCGCCGAGCCGAGCTGCGGCGGAGGAAGCTGCTGATGAACTCGGAGGAGAGGATCAACCGCATCATGGGCTTCCACCGGCCTGCGGCGGGCAAGG aTGATGACAGTCACACAGAATCAAAACTTCAGCACGAACAAGATAAATCAAACTCCCTTCCCATTCCTTCAGTTTCCAAGCGAATTGTGCTTGGTGATTCTGTCTGTAATATGGCAGGCACGGCTGACCATGCAGGCAGCATGGTAGACCTCAAAGGCGATAAGGACTTGTTCAGTAAAACTCCAGAGCTTGTCAATGAGGGTACAAGTGAGCTCCGTCACCGTACTAGAGGGGAACTGCCATCTGAAGCTGCACCACGGCCACCTAGACACGGATTAGAACAGTACTTATCCAGATTTGATGAAGCTCTGAAGCTGAGGAACCAGCTGATGAATGAGAAGCCAAGCCAAGAGAATGGGAATGCAGTGGAGGAGTTTGACTCTTTCCGCATTTTTAGATTGGTGGGATGTGCTCTGCTTGCCATCGCGGTCAGGGCTTTTGTGTGCAAGTACTTG tCAATATTTGCACCATTTCTTACTCTACAACTTGCTTACATGGGACTGTCCAAGTACTTTCCaaag tgtgAGAAGAAGGTGAAAACGACAGTATTAACTGCTGCTCTTTTACTGTCTGGAATCCCTGCAGAAGTGATTAGTCGCTCCATGGACACCTACAGCAAAATGGGAGACGTTTTCACAGACCTTTGTGtctatttctttacttttatctTTTGCCATGAACTTACTCTGTTTTTTGGTTCTGAAGTACCATGA
- the DDX46 gene encoding probable ATP-dependent RNA helicase DDX46, with amino-acid sequence MGRESRHYRKRSASRGRSGSRSRSRSPSDKRGKRGEDRRSRSRDRERRRERSRSRDKRRSRSRDRKRQRRSRSRERERSRERRRSRSRERRRSRSRSRGRRSRSSSPSKNRKTENRSRSKEKTEGVEVSKEKKKDKEDKEEEKDKDATTNTVATENFDQNKLEEEMRKRKERVEKWREEQRKKAMENIGELKKEIEEMKQGKKWSLEDDDDDEEETAEGEKEGNEVEDEELDPLDAYMEEVKEEVKKFNMRSVKGGGGSEKKSGPTVTKVVTVVTTKKAAAESEKKKGELMENDQDAMEYSSEEEEVDLQTALTGYQTKQRKLLEPVDHGKIEYEPFRKNFYVEVPELAKMTQEEVNVYRLELEGITVKGKGCPKPIKTWVQCGISMKILTALKKHGYEKPTPIQTQAIPAIMNGRDLIGIAKTGSGKTIAFLLPMFRHIMDQRALEEGEGPIAVIMTPTRELALQITKECKKFSKTLGLRVVCVYGGTGISEQIAELKRGAEIIVCTPGRMIDMLAANNGRVTNLRRVTYVVLDEADRMFDMGFEPQVMRIVDNVRPDRQTVMFSATFPRAMEALARRILSKPIEVQVGGRSVVCSDVEQHVIVIEEENKFLKLLELLGHYQEKGSVIIFVDKQEHADGLLKDLMRASYPCLSLHGGIDQYDRDSIINDFKNGICKLLVATSVAARGLDVKQLMLVVNYSCPNHYEDYVHRAGRTGRAGNKGYAYTFITEDQARYAGDIIKALELSGNPIPTDLEKLWADFKDQQKAEGKLIKKSSGFSGKGFKFDETEQALANERKKLQKAALGLQDSDDEDTAVDIDEQIESMFNSKKRVKDMAAPGTSNAPTPSAGNAEKLEIAKRLALRINAQKNLGAEAQVLVPFHFKDVMQQATNAILRGGTIQAPTVSAKTIAEQLAEKINAKLNYVPIEKQEEEKQDGGQNESFKRYEEELEINDFPQTARWKVTSKEALQRISEYSEAAITIRGTYFPPGKEPKEGERKIYLAIESANELAVQKAKAEITRLIKEELIRLQNSYQPTNKGRYKVL; translated from the exons atgggcCGGGAGTCCAG GCATTATCGGAAGCGCTCTGCGTCACGTGGACGCTCTGGTAGCCGTTCCAGAAGTCGTTCTCCATCTGACAAAAGAGGAAAACGTGGAGAAGACAGACGCTCTAGAAGTAGAGATCGAGAACGTAGACGTGAGAGGTCACGCAGTAGGGACAAGAGAAGGTCTCGGTCACGTGACAGAAAGCGTCAAAG ACGTTCAAGAAGTAGAGAAAGGGAACGGAGCCGAGAGAGAAGAAGATCCCGGAGCCGAGAGAGGAGGCGCTCTAGAAGCAGAAGTAGAGGTAGACGGTCTCGATCCTCCAGTCCaagcaagaacaggaaaacagaaaacag ATCAAGGtctaaagaaaagacagaaggtgTGGaagtttccaaagaaaagaaaaaagacaaagaagacaaagaagaagagaaggataAAGATGCTACCACAAATACCGTGGCCACTGAG aATTTTGATCAGAACAAActagaagaagaaatgagaaaacgAAAAGAAAGAGTGGAGAAATGGAGGGAAGAACAACGCAAGAAGGCTATGGAAAACATaggagaactgaaaaaagaaattgaagagatgaaacaggggaaaaaatggagttTAGAAGATGATGATG ATGATGAAGAGGAaactgcagaaggagaaaaagaaggcaaTGAGGTTGAAGATGAAGAGTTAGATCCTTTGGATGCTTATATGGAAGAAGTAAAAGAAGAGGTCAAGAAGTTCAATATGAGAAGTGTGAAAGGTGGAGGTGGGAGTGAAAAG AAATCCGGACCAACTGTTACCAAGGTAGTAACCGTGGTGACAACGaaaaaggcagctgcagagtcagaaaagaagaaaggggagCTCATGGAGAATGACCAAGATGCAATGGAG TATTcctcagaagaggaggaagttGATCTTCAGACTGCCCTGACTGGCTATCAGACCAAGCAGAGAAAGCTGCTAGAACCAGTGGATCATGGAAAGATAGAATATGAACCTTTCAGGAAAAACTTCTATGTTGAAGTACCAGAACTAGCTAAAATGACTCAAGAAG AGGTGAATGTGTACAGGCTGGAGTTGGAGGGAATTACGGTCAAGGGAAAAGGCTGCCCCAAACCAATAAAAACCTGGGTACAGTGTGGTATTTCCATGAAGATTCTCACTGCCCTCAAAAA aCATGGCTATGAAAAGCCCACTCCCATTCAAACCCAGGCTATCCCAGCAATTATGAATGGACGCGATTTGATCGGCATTGCTAAAACAGGAAGCGGAAAAACTATTGCATTTCTGTTGCCCATGTTCAGACACATTATGGATCAGAGAGCGTTAGAAGAAGGAGAAGGTCCCATAG ctgtcaTTATGACACCTACTCGTGAGTTGGCTTTGCAGATTACCAAGGAGTGTAAGAAATTCTCAAAGACACTTGGGCTTCGAGTTGTCTGTGTTTATGGAGGAACAGGAATCAGTGAACAG ATAGCTGAACTCAAAAGAGGTGCTGAAATTATTGTTTGCACACCTGGACGTATGATTGACATGTTAGCAGCTAACAATG GTCGGGTGACAAATCTCCGTAGAGTCACATATGTTGTACTTGATGAAGCAGACAGAATGTTTGACATGGGTTTTGAGCCTCAG GTTATGCGCATTGTAGACAACGTCAGGCCTGATCGTCAGACTGTCATGTTCTCTGCTACTTTTCCCAGAGCTATGGAGGCATTAGCTCGGAGAATCCTAAGTAAACCTATAGAAGTGCAGGTCGGAGGCAGAAGTGTTGTCTGTTCTGATGTGGAGCAACATGTT ATTGTCATAGAAGAGGAGAACAAGTTTTTGAAGTTACTGGAGCTACTGGGACACTATCAGGAGAAAGGATCAGTTATCATATTTGTAGATAAACAAGAACACGCTGATGGGTTGTTGAAAGATTTAATGAGAGCATCTTATCCTTGCTTGTCTCTTCATGGAG GTATTGATCAGTATGACAGGGACAGCATAATTAATGATTTCAAGAATGGAATTTGCAAACTTCTGGTGGCCACATCTGTAGCAGCAAGGGGCTTGGATGTAAAACAGTTGATGCTTGTGGTCAATTACAGCTGTCCCAACCATTATGAAGATTATGTGCACCGAGCAGGCCGAACTGGACGAGCCGGCAATAAA GGGTATGCATATACATTCATTACTGAGGATCAGGCACGGTATGCTGGTGATATCATTAAGGCTTTGGAATTGTCGGGGAATCCGATTCCTACTGATTTGGAGAAGCTCTGGGCTGACTTCAAAGACCAACAGAAGGCT gaggggaagttgattaaaaaaagcagtggaTTCTCTGGCAAAGGTTTTAAATTTGATGAAACAGAGCAGGCTTTGGCTAACGAAAGAAAGAAGCTACAAAAAGCAGCTCTTGGCTTGCAAGATTCAGATGATGAAGACACAGCTGTTGAT atCGATGAACAAATTGAAAGCATGTTCAAttcaaagaaaagagtaaaagaCATGGCAGCACCAGGAACATCAAATGCTCCTACACCGTCAGCTGGGAATGCGGAAAAATTGGAAATTGCTAAAAGATTGGCTTTGAGAATCAATGCCCAGAAGAATCTTGGAGCAGAGGCACAAGTATTGGTCCCCTTCCACTTTAAG GATGTGATGCAGCAGGCTACAAATGCTATCCTGAGAGGAGGCACAATTCAAGCTCCTACTGTATCTGCCAAGACCATTGCAGAGCAACTGGCTGAAAAAATCAATGCTAAGCTCAATTATGTGCCCAtagagaagcaggaggaagagaaacaggatGGAGGACAAAACGAATCCTTTAAGAGATACGAAGAAGAATTGGAGATCAATGACTTCCCACAG